In the genome of Rhodothermaceae bacterium, the window CACATCAACGGGGACTTCCTGCCCAACGTGGGCCAATTCATTGGTCACCGTGCGAGCGATCATTAAGTCTTGCTGTTGGAGCGTGTCTCCTATAACCAGGGTATGGATGGGGATCCCGTAGTCGGCAGCTACATATACGGGGTTGCGCCCTGTGTTATACTGACCGTCAGAAATAAGCAGAACACTACGCAGATTTTCGTCACGTAGCGCAGTTCGGATCTCTTCCAGAGCCGTAGAGATGTCTGTGCGTGGAGCCGTATCCATTGCAGCAGTGAGGTTTTCGATAGGGCGTGTAGTCCCGCCAAATCCAAAATAATAGGTTTGCCCTTGGGTAGATGGAAGGGTTTCTGTCCGTTGGTGTTGCGCCATGCTCTGACTCTCATCAACCAGGACCGCTAGCACAGGTAAATCCTCTTGGTTGATGTTTCTGCGAATCGCCGGCTCAAATAACAGGGTGAGTAGGAGCACGAGTGCAATTCCTCGGAGCGTGGGGAGGAGCCATCGGTTGATTCCACGTAGTTTTGGCTCTGTCTGGCGGTAAGAAAACCATGTCAGCAAGCCAGCCAGTATCAATAGCAGAATCAGCGGCCACGCATGTAGTCCAAATTCAATCATCTACTACTGAAAGTCGCTTGATTTGGCTTGAATGTTGAATACCCGAACAATTACGTTCCCCAGGAGATGCAAAAGGTGATGAATGGTGCCTCCTCGTCTAATTTTGTGAAGAAGGATTCCGACTTTCGCCTCATTCCAGAATTACGATCAGTATCCCAAGCGGGTTAGCATACCCGACCGCGTTCGACCATCAAAATCCAGCGTATAGGCATAAACACCCGGAGGCAGATGAGCCCCATCAAATTGCAGAGGCATCCCTCCCGTTCGGATCGGTCCTTCATACACGGTTCCCACTTCTCGCCCGAGTACATCAATAATCACCAGTCGAGCATGGGAGACGGGCTGAACTGCCTCAATGGTGAAATGAACCACATCCTGAAACGGGTTCGGATAAGGTGTATGGATGGTCAGGTCGCTCGGAATGGGGAGGATATCATCGGAACGGTTGAGTGCGATCGCCTGCATAATTGCAGCGTCAGCATCTACGATTCCCCAACCAAGGTCATTATTTGGTGAGTTGGCTTGACTGGCGGTTGAAGTTAAAACGTGCCATACCTCTCTTGGTCCAAGATCTGGATTGACTTGAAGAATCTGAGTGACGATTCCTGCAACCATTGGAGCGGAAAAGGATGTTCCCTGTGAAAAGTTATAATTTCTTGCTCCTGCAGCCAGATATACTTCAATTCCCTGTGCGGACACATCAGGTTTTATGCGGCCATCAGCCGTTGGTCCGCGACTGCTGAAAGAAACTACCGGGCCGTCTGCCCACACCGCACCCACTGCAATTACCGAATCTCCGTCCGCAGGGGTGCCAATAGTTTGTGGACCCTCCCGGCCGGAATTTCCCGCACTGGTGATGGGAATAATCCCGCGGCTTGCTGCCCAATCCATCACGATGGTCGTTAGTCCAGTGTCACCGTCAAGATCATCCTTCGTGTAACTTTGTTGGCCGAGGTCAAAATCGAAGTACCCCAACGAAGAGGTGATCACGTCTACTCCTTCGGCCTCCATCCATTCCACCGCTACGACAAAGTTATCTTCTTCGATGTTGCGCTCATAAGGAGCACATTCTGTTACCGCCGCATAAATGTTTGCACCGTGACCAGGGCCAATGATCTGACCTTCGTCATATCCCACCGCAACAGACGCAACGGCCATTCCGTGGCTATTCGTCCCGAGACAAGGTTGTGATGAATCGCGTTGTGTGAAGTCACGGACCCCTTTGAGCCGATCATTCGTACGAATATGTGTCAATGAAGGATGGCTGAAAGGGGGTGTTGGATCTGAGCTAAAGTTGGTATCAATTAATCCCAAAGTAACCCCACTTCCATTAATCCCGCGCTCAATCGCTGGAATTGCATTGACGACATCCAGTTGGGTGCAGGAATCTCCCAAAAGGCTTGAAGGGCAGTTCGATGAAACTCTTGCGGGAATGACGGGGGATACCGGTGTACGTGGCAGCACGGCAGGGGACAGACGTGCGACGGGTCGTATGCTTCGCACATAGGGAAGAGCTGTAATTCGTTCAGCCTCCTCTTCACCTAGCAGTGCAGTGACCGCATTCAACCAGCGACTACGCTGCTCAATCTTGAGGCCGCTTTCTTGAAGATCTGCCTCGTATACCTGGGAGATTGGGGCATCCTGTAAGACAAACATAGGTGCGGACCTTGCCTCTCCACGTTGAGCGCGGCGAGTGATCGCCTTATCAGTCAAATAGCCCTCCTCGACTTGTGTATTCTTGCCGGAAATATCTTGCTTATCCGCCAGAAAGATCCAGTATTTAGTTTTTTCCTGAGCGGTTGCAAGATGGGGGATAGCGAACAGAAGCACGAAGAAGACAATTTTGCGCATGATGTTGGGATGAAATGGAGAATTGAACAGGCTATAACAATTTATGGTAGCCTACTATGGTGACGCACGATGAGGGTTCGTCAAACGAAACGCTTCTGGCAGGAGATCCTTGGTACGAAAACACTTGGGCGCTTGATTGCCCCGATCAAACCAGACATCGGACTCGGGAGCCACTTCGTATAGTACCTGCCTGCAGGCCCCGCAGGGGCTAGCTGCCGTTGATTTTGGGCAGGAAACATAGATACTTCGAATGGTTGATGCTCCTGCACTCATCGCTGTCGCAATAGCTGCACGTTCGGCACAAAGTATTCGTGTCCAGTCAGGGTACTCAATATTGGCACCTTGGAAATATTGAAGCTCATCCGTAACAGCAATTGCACCTACTGGGAAATTTGATTCCGGTATATCGGCATACTCCGCTGCGTGCCTTGCGAGGCGAATTCCGGTGTTTGGATCGATCGGTTTGGAAAATTGCTTACCCACGGTGAGTTGATTACCGATCCGATAGGTACACCCTGGCGTGCCAAAAAAGTCTTTATCCAATTGATCCAGAGATGGGGTAACGGTTTGAAGGATGGCGATTTTCTCCTCCTGTTTTACGGGACCACTGAAAAGAATGGCTACAATATCTTTTCTCCCAATTGAGGCCGTACTAACCAGCGCAGAAGACAGGGCAGGGATAACTAGAGAGTAAGAAGCATTTTCGATCCGAACCCCACATGCCCAGGCTCCATCTGACATAAGCACCAGTGCTGCTCTTGGTAGGCCGGAGTAGGGGGTAAAGGAGCGCAGTGCGGCTTCCTGGACATAATGTCGCAGTGGGTCAATATCCCAAGAATTTTTCATGCTTTCAGGAACGCTTGACACTATAAATTAGTTCGCTCGTGTTCCAGCCGGGATGGCGGAATGGTAGACGCAACGGACTTAAAATCCGTTGGCCGTAGGGCCGTGCGGGTTCGAGTCCCGCTCCCGGTACAATACGCAGTGCAGTGTTGCACGAAGGGATGCGCAAGGCACTGTACTCATCGTCTCCCCTAATGGGCGGCCAGCGTATTGCCTCACGGTGCTCGGCAATTCTTTAATGTTCAATTATTGACAAGCGTTATTGGAGTCCGAGGTCTTGAAGTTGTTTTGAGATAATCTCCAGCAATTCTTCTGGGGTCACCAAGGTTCCTTGAGGAGGGGTGATCGGTCCTTCAAGTCCTTCTTCAAGCCGTATGGCAACTATATCGAAACTACCTCTGAAGCCCTGATTGTCCATATCGGCCTTCATCTGTAATGGAAGCCCGGGTAAACCGCCAAACTGCATCGGTCCGGCCTTTGATGGAATCGCGGGTGAATACCAGGCAACTATGTTGAGGGTGTCTGATGAGAATGTGGCCTTATTGACAGGAAAGTTCAGAATCGTACTGTCTGAATCAACCAATGTCCAATCAATTGCATCATATTTTTGCGTCATCAAGTAAGTTGTGGATTGATCTAAGGTAGGTACTTGCGTTAATACCGTACCTTCCATATAATCAACGTAGGTCACCTGGACAGGTAGTTCTGCTCCAAATTGGCCCATCGCTCCAGAA includes:
- a CDS encoding cytidine deaminase, with product MKNSWDIDPLRHYVQEAALRSFTPYSGLPRAALVLMSDGAWACGVRIENASYSLVIPALSSALVSTASIGRKDIVAILFSGPVKQEEKIAILQTVTPSLDQLDKDFFGTPGCTYRIGNQLTVGKQFSKPIDPNTGIRLARHAAEYADIPESNFPVGAIAVTDELQYFQGANIEYPDWTRILCAERAAIATAMSAGASTIRSIYVSCPKSTAASPCGACRQVLYEVAPESDVWFDRGNQAPKCFRTKDLLPEAFRLTNPHRASP
- a CDS encoding S8 family serine peptidase — its product is MRKIVFFVLLFAIPHLATAQEKTKYWIFLADKQDISGKNTQVEEGYLTDKAITRRAQRGEARSAPMFVLQDAPISQVYEADLQESGLKIEQRSRWLNAVTALLGEEEAERITALPYVRSIRPVARLSPAVLPRTPVSPVIPARVSSNCPSSLLGDSCTQLDVVNAIPAIERGINGSGVTLGLIDTNFSSDPTPPFSHPSLTHIRTNDRLKGVRDFTQRDSSQPCLGTNSHGMAVASVAVGYDEGQIIGPGHGANIYAAVTECAPYERNIEEDNFVVAVEWMEAEGVDVITSSLGYFDFDLGQQSYTKDDLDGDTGLTTIVMDWAASRGIIPITSAGNSGREGPQTIGTPADGDSVIAVGAVWADGPVVSFSSRGPTADGRIKPDVSAQGIEVYLAAGARNYNFSQGTSFSAPMVAGIVTQILQVNPDLGPREVWHVLTSTASQANSPNNDLGWGIVDADAAIMQAIALNRSDDILPIPSDLTIHTPYPNPFQDVVHFTIEAVQPVSHARLVIIDVLGREVGTVYEGPIRTGGMPLQFDGAHLPPGVYAYTLDFDGRTRSGMLTRLGY
- a CDS encoding GLPGLI family protein, whose product is MRYLILLFALAPSTLLAQDGTVEYSTGINMKMPSMEKIMEIMPPDMPLDSTMIEQMLQEMSQMPEQFFTLSMHMKFSDHKSFLTPDFSSLVSGAMGQFGAELPVQVTYVDYMEGTVLTQVPTLDQSTTYLMTQKYDAIDWTLVDSDSTILNFPVNKATFSSDTLNIVAWYSPAIPSKAGPMQFGGLPGLPLQMKADMDNQGFRGSFDIVAIRLEEGLEGPITPPQGTLVTPEELLEIISKQLQDLGLQ